In one Arenibacter antarcticus genomic region, the following are encoded:
- a CDS encoding polyprenyl synthetase family protein — protein sequence MPKIDLYRSNFIAYLESKDQIKEPLNLYGPISYILHLGGKRLRPVLTLMATDIFGADYKKAMDAALAIEVFHNFSLVHDDIMDGAPLRRGKQTVHEKWDVNTGILSGDAMLIYSYQLLESYPDAMFKKLMHLFSKTALEVCEGQQYDVDFENRDDVSIPEYLLMIQYKTAVLVGAAMKMGAIIAEQPKPVQDVIYDFGLYLGIAFQLQDDYLDAFGNPKNFGKQVGGDIMVNKKTFMYLKALELGNATQIRELEHLFSIKPREAADKISTVKALYIETGAVAHTLKEIEFYTQKAFAILEQLPIDQSKKELLRQFGTSLMKREV from the coding sequence ATGCCGAAAATTGACCTTTATCGTTCCAATTTTATAGCTTATTTAGAAAGTAAAGATCAAATTAAGGAGCCTCTAAATCTTTATGGGCCAATATCCTATATATTACATCTTGGGGGAAAACGATTACGCCCCGTGCTCACTCTTATGGCGACCGATATTTTTGGAGCCGATTATAAAAAGGCGATGGATGCAGCTTTGGCCATTGAGGTGTTCCATAATTTTTCCTTGGTGCATGATGATATTATGGACGGTGCCCCACTGCGTAGAGGCAAGCAGACCGTGCATGAAAAATGGGATGTAAATACTGGAATTTTATCGGGTGATGCTATGCTGATCTATAGTTATCAGCTTTTGGAAAGCTATCCTGATGCTATGTTTAAAAAATTGATGCATTTATTTAGTAAAACTGCCTTGGAGGTATGTGAGGGGCAACAATACGATGTAGATTTTGAGAACAGGGATGATGTAAGTATTCCAGAGTACCTATTAATGATCCAATACAAGACAGCGGTGTTGGTAGGAGCGGCCATGAAGATGGGTGCAATAATCGCGGAACAACCCAAACCGGTCCAGGATGTAATCTATGATTTTGGTTTGTATTTGGGAATCGCTTTTCAATTACAGGACGATTATTTGGATGCTTTTGGCAATCCCAAGAATTTTGGCAAACAGGTGGGAGGAGATATTATGGTCAACAAAAAAACTTTCATGTACCTAAAGGCCTTGGAGTTGGGGAATGCTACCCAGATCCGGGAATTGGAACATTTGTTTTCCATAAAACCAAGGGAAGCTGCAGACAAGATTTCCACGGTTAAAGCGCTATATATAGAAACCGGTGCGGTTGCCCACACATTAAAGGAAATTGAATTTTATACTCAGAAAGCATTTGCCATTTTGGAGCAACTTCCTATAGATCAATCGAAAAAAGAACTACTAAGACAATTTGGAACCTCCCTAATGAAGCGGGAGGTTTAA